In a genomic window of Mycolicibacillus parakoreensis:
- the eccB gene encoding type VII secretion protein EccB, with translation MAADQERRRPEQGAGLGLSTRTQMTGHQFLARRTALALTQWRVRMEVEPGRRQSLAVLASISAACLVCIGALLWSFLSPAGQLGDSPIIQDRDSGALYVRVGETLYPALNLASARLISGRADNPHQVRSSQIAEQPHGPLVGIPGAPSDFSPVDPGTSSWLICDAVTTTLGAGVTEPVTTTVIDGVPDLSERRRVLDDQDAVVLRYDDEAWVIRQGRRSRIDAADRPVLLPLGLTPEQVARARPMSRALYDALLPGPELSVPQVPNVGQPAAFPNAPGPVGTVIVTPQVSGPQQYSVVLTDGVQTISPVVAQILQNAGITPDGKPATVQPPDLGDMPVVDGLDLSAYPTSPLHVVDTRENPATCWWWERADGEELARVQVISGPTVPVADTHKVVSLVKAGASEDDPTADRVYFGPSYANFIVATGNDPAAETTESLWWLSRSGVRYGVESSDEARKALGLTEAPTHAPWVALRLLAHGPVLSRADALVQHDTLPTDMKPEELVVPR, from the coding sequence GTGGCCGCTGATCAGGAGCGCAGGCGACCCGAACAGGGCGCCGGGCTGGGGCTGTCGACCCGGACCCAGATGACCGGTCACCAGTTTCTGGCGCGCCGGACCGCGCTGGCGTTGACCCAGTGGCGGGTCCGCATGGAAGTCGAGCCGGGCCGTCGCCAGTCGCTGGCGGTCTTGGCGTCGATCTCGGCGGCGTGCCTGGTCTGCATCGGAGCCCTGCTGTGGTCGTTTCTGAGCCCGGCAGGCCAGCTGGGGGACTCGCCGATCATCCAGGACCGCGACTCCGGTGCCCTCTACGTGCGGGTGGGCGAGACCTTGTATCCGGCGCTGAACCTGGCGTCGGCGCGGCTGATCTCCGGTCGGGCGGACAACCCGCACCAGGTGCGGTCAAGCCAGATCGCCGAGCAACCCCACGGCCCGCTGGTGGGCATCCCCGGCGCCCCCTCGGACTTCTCGCCGGTCGACCCGGGCACCTCGTCGTGGCTGATCTGCGACGCGGTCACCACCACCTTGGGCGCCGGGGTCACCGAGCCGGTGACCACGACCGTGATCGACGGCGTCCCGGATCTCTCCGAGCGTCGCCGGGTGCTCGACGACCAGGACGCGGTGGTGCTGCGCTACGACGACGAGGCGTGGGTGATCCGGCAGGGCCGGCGTTCCCGGATCGACGCCGCCGACCGCCCGGTGCTGCTGCCGCTGGGGCTCACCCCCGAGCAGGTGGCGCGCGCCCGGCCGATGAGCCGGGCGCTCTACGACGCGCTGCTGCCCGGCCCGGAGCTGTCGGTGCCGCAGGTGCCCAATGTCGGCCAGCCGGCGGCATTCCCGAATGCGCCCGGGCCGGTCGGCACGGTGATCGTCACCCCCCAGGTCAGCGGACCCCAGCAGTACTCGGTGGTGCTCACCGACGGCGTGCAGACGATCTCGCCGGTGGTCGCGCAGATCCTGCAGAATGCCGGGATCACCCCGGACGGCAAACCGGCCACCGTCCAACCCCCCGATCTGGGCGACATGCCGGTGGTCGACGGGCTGGACCTGTCGGCCTACCCGACCAGCCCGTTGCATGTGGTCGACACCCGGGAGAATCCGGCCACGTGCTGGTGGTGGGAGCGTGCCGACGGCGAGGAGTTGGCCCGCGTGCAGGTGATCTCCGGGCCGACGGTGCCGGTGGCCGATACGCACAAGGTGGTGTCGTTGGTCAAGGCCGGCGCCTCGGAGGACGACCCGACGGCCGACCGGGTCTACTTCGGTCCCAGCTACGCGAACTTCATCGTCGCCACCGGCAACGACCCGGCCGCCGAGACCACGGAGTCGCTGTGGTGGCTGTCGCGGTCGGGGGTGCGCTACGGCGTGGAGAGTAGCGATGAGGCGCGGAAAGCCTTGGGGCTCACCGAGGCGCCCACTCACGCGCCATGGGTGGCGTTGCGTCTGCTGGCGCATGGGCCCGTCCTGTCGCGCGCTGATGCACTGGTGCAGCACGACACGCTACCGACCGATATGAAGCCTGAAGAATTGGTGGTACCGAGGTGA
- the eccCa gene encoding type VII secretion protein EccCa, with protein MKRGFARPTPAPAPTVKPENLGLPTPLSVPPPEEKPWWLVVIGVLVVGLVVGMVAMTVASGSRMFLGAGAIFPIFMIGGVAMMMFSGRFGGGQQQMSRPKLDAMRGQFMVMLDRLRRTAGESADSMDANYRWFHPAPRSLTAAVGSNRMWERRPDGMDLNFGVARIGVGMVRPEVTWGEPNDMPTDIELEPVTGKALQEFGHYQSVVYNLPKMVSLLAEPGYALVGEREQVLALVRSVICQLAFSHGPDHLRMIVVSSDVAEWDWVKWLPHFGDPRRHDAAGNARMVYPSVQEFGAEHGDLFAGRGSFMPRFANAQSELPTPHYVIIADVATEEWGYAISGDGIDGMTFIDVTGSSVPACAAPERTLRFTDDHGVIEALPRDRDTWMVIDDNEWFFALADQISVLDAERFAQRMAHWRLAEAYEEIGQRVAYIGARDILSYYGIEDAGSIDFEALWASRSAMLSRDRLRIPFGNRSDNGELLFLDMKSLDEGGDGPHGVMSGTTGSGKSTLVRTVIESLLLAHPPDQLQFVLADLKGGSAVKPFAGVPHVSRIITDLEEDQALMERFLEAMWGEIARRKAVCDTAGADDAREYNEIRARMRARGEDMEPLPMLVVVIDEFYEWFRIMPTAVEVLDSIGRQGRAYWIHLMMASQTIESRAEKLMENMGYRLVLKARTAGAAQAAGVPNAVNLPAQAGLGYFRKSGDEVTRFQAEFLWRDYRRGRSLVDGDAPLTHSVDYIRPQLFTTGFTPVEVAIGGQDIEPVVEQTPPVIEPDEEDEEEHIRTPKVGTVIIDQLRRMDFEPYRLWQPPLDVPLAVDELVNRFLGRPWQENYAADANLIFPVGVIDRPYKHDQPPWTVDTSGPGANLLILGAGGAGKTTALQTLICSAALTHTPEQVQFYCLAYSGTALMTVSGLPHVGGVAGPTDPDGVRRTVAEMLALVRDRKRSFLEYDVASMEVFRARRFGGEPGSVPDDGFADVFLVIDNYRALAEENEVLIEQVNQIINQGPSFGVHVVVTADRESELRPPVRSGFGSRIELRLSAVEDAKLVRSRFAKDVPVKPGRGMVPVNYVRLDSDPQSGLHTLVARPAAASTSERVFESDSIVREVAQVATGRARPVRRLPSWFELDQLRELAAADHREGVGAGGIAWAISELDLQPVYLNFAENSHLMVTGRRECGRTTTLATIMAEISRVYAPGGSTAPPTTQPSAQVWLIDPRRQLLTTLGSDYIERFAYNLDGVNALVDELAVTLAGREPPPGLSAEELMSQSWWSGPEIFLIIDDIQQLPAGFDSPLHKAAAWVNRASDVGLHVIATRTFGGWASAGSDPVLRALHQANTPLLVMDADPDEGFIRGRMKGGPLPRGRGLLMAEDTGVFVQVAATELRRPAATGEQPVAKPTP; from the coding sequence GTGAAGCGTGGATTTGCGCGCCCGACACCGGCGCCGGCGCCGACCGTCAAACCGGAGAACCTGGGCCTGCCGACACCGCTGAGTGTCCCTCCCCCGGAGGAGAAGCCGTGGTGGCTGGTGGTGATCGGCGTCCTGGTGGTCGGCCTGGTGGTCGGCATGGTCGCGATGACGGTCGCCAGCGGGTCGCGGATGTTCCTCGGTGCCGGGGCGATCTTCCCGATCTTCATGATCGGCGGTGTCGCGATGATGATGTTCAGCGGACGCTTCGGCGGCGGCCAGCAGCAGATGAGCCGGCCCAAGCTCGACGCGATGCGCGGGCAGTTCATGGTGATGCTCGACCGGCTGCGCCGGACCGCCGGCGAGTCCGCCGATTCCATGGACGCCAACTACCGGTGGTTCCACCCGGCGCCGCGGAGCCTGACCGCCGCGGTCGGATCCAACCGGATGTGGGAGCGCCGACCCGACGGCATGGACCTCAACTTCGGTGTCGCGCGCATCGGTGTCGGCATGGTGCGCCCCGAGGTGACCTGGGGCGAGCCCAACGACATGCCCACCGACATCGAACTGGAGCCGGTGACCGGTAAGGCGTTGCAGGAGTTCGGCCACTACCAGAGCGTGGTCTACAACCTGCCGAAGATGGTCTCGCTGCTCGCTGAGCCCGGCTACGCGCTGGTCGGGGAACGCGAACAGGTCCTCGCGTTGGTTCGGTCCGTGATCTGCCAGCTCGCCTTCTCGCACGGGCCCGACCACTTGCGCATGATCGTGGTGAGTTCTGATGTGGCCGAATGGGATTGGGTCAAATGGCTGCCGCATTTCGGTGACCCGCGACGTCACGACGCCGCGGGTAACGCGCGGATGGTGTACCCGTCGGTGCAGGAATTCGGTGCCGAGCACGGTGACCTGTTCGCCGGACGGGGCTCGTTTATGCCCCGCTTCGCCAATGCGCAGTCGGAGCTGCCGACGCCGCACTATGTGATCATCGCCGATGTCGCCACCGAGGAGTGGGGTTATGCGATCAGCGGCGACGGCATCGACGGGATGACGTTCATCGACGTGACCGGTTCCTCGGTGCCGGCCTGCGCCGCACCGGAACGAACACTGCGGTTCACCGACGACCACGGAGTGATCGAGGCGCTGCCGCGTGACCGCGACACCTGGATGGTCATCGACGACAACGAATGGTTCTTCGCCCTCGCCGACCAGATCAGCGTGCTCGATGCCGAGCGGTTCGCCCAGCGGATGGCGCACTGGCGCCTGGCCGAGGCATACGAGGAGATCGGTCAGCGGGTTGCCTACATCGGCGCACGAGACATTCTGTCCTACTACGGTATCGAAGACGCCGGCAGCATCGATTTCGAAGCGCTGTGGGCCAGCCGCAGTGCGATGCTGTCCCGCGACCGGCTGCGGATCCCGTTCGGAAACCGCTCCGACAACGGCGAACTGCTGTTCTTGGACATGAAGTCGCTCGACGAGGGCGGCGACGGCCCGCACGGGGTGATGTCCGGAACGACCGGATCGGGTAAGTCGACGCTGGTGCGGACGGTGATCGAATCGCTGCTGCTGGCCCACCCACCGGACCAGTTGCAGTTCGTGCTGGCCGACCTCAAGGGTGGTTCGGCGGTCAAGCCTTTCGCCGGTGTGCCGCACGTCTCCCGCATCATCACCGACCTGGAGGAAGACCAGGCACTGATGGAGCGGTTCCTGGAGGCGATGTGGGGTGAGATCGCGCGTCGTAAAGCGGTCTGCGACACCGCCGGTGCCGACGACGCACGCGAATACAACGAGATTCGCGCCCGCATGCGGGCCCGCGGCGAGGACATGGAGCCGCTTCCGATGCTGGTGGTGGTCATCGATGAGTTCTACGAGTGGTTCCGCATCATGCCCACCGCGGTGGAGGTCCTCGACTCGATCGGACGCCAGGGACGCGCCTACTGGATCCACCTGATGATGGCCTCCCAGACGATCGAGAGTCGCGCGGAAAAGCTGATGGAGAACATGGGGTACCGGCTGGTCCTCAAGGCGCGCACCGCCGGCGCGGCGCAGGCCGCGGGCGTGCCGAATGCGGTGAACCTACCCGCCCAGGCCGGTTTGGGTTACTTCCGCAAGAGCGGCGACGAGGTGACCCGGTTTCAGGCGGAGTTCCTGTGGCGGGATTATCGACGGGGTCGCTCCCTGGTGGATGGCGATGCGCCACTGACCCATTCGGTCGACTACATCCGCCCGCAGCTGTTCACCACCGGATTCACGCCGGTGGAGGTCGCCATCGGCGGTCAGGACATCGAGCCGGTCGTCGAGCAGACGCCACCGGTCATCGAACCCGACGAGGAGGACGAAGAGGAGCACATCCGCACGCCGAAGGTCGGCACGGTGATCATCGACCAGCTGCGCAGGATGGACTTCGAGCCGTACCGGCTGTGGCAGCCGCCGTTGGACGTTCCCCTGGCGGTCGATGAATTGGTCAACCGCTTTCTCGGGCGTCCGTGGCAGGAGAACTACGCGGCCGACGCCAACCTGATCTTTCCGGTCGGGGTCATCGACCGGCCGTACAAGCACGACCAGCCGCCGTGGACGGTGGACACCTCCGGTCCCGGCGCCAACTTGTTGATCCTGGGTGCCGGCGGGGCCGGAAAGACCACCGCCCTGCAGACCCTGATCTGCTCGGCGGCCCTGACCCACACCCCCGAGCAGGTGCAGTTCTACTGCCTGGCCTACAGCGGGACCGCGTTGATGACGGTGTCCGGGCTGCCCCACGTCGGTGGGGTAGCCGGCCCCACCGACCCCGACGGGGTGCGGCGCACCGTCGCGGAGATGCTGGCGCTGGTGCGTGACCGCAAACGCAGCTTCCTGGAGTACGACGTCGCCTCGATGGAGGTGTTCCGGGCCCGCCGATTCGGCGGCGAGCCCGGGAGCGTGCCCGATGACGGGTTCGCCGACGTCTTCCTGGTGATCGACAACTACCGGGCGCTGGCCGAGGAGAACGAAGTCCTCATCGAGCAGGTGAACCAGATCATCAACCAGGGGCCGTCGTTCGGGGTGCACGTGGTGGTCACCGCCGACCGCGAGTCTGAGTTGCGCCCGCCGGTGCGCAGTGGCTTCGGCTCCCGCATCGAGCTGCGGCTGTCGGCGGTCGAAGACGCCAAACTGGTGCGTTCGCGCTTCGCCAAGGACGTCCCGGTCAAACCCGGGCGGGGCATGGTTCCGGTGAACTATGTGCGGCTGGACAGCGACCCGCAGTCCGGGTTGCACACCTTGGTGGCGCGGCCGGCGGCGGCGAGCACCTCCGAGCGGGTGTTCGAATCCGACAGCATCGTGCGGGAGGTCGCCCAGGTCGCGACCGGCCGGGCTCGCCCGGTGCGCCGGCTGCCGTCCTGGTTCGAGCTCGACCAGCTGCGTGAGCTGGCCGCCGCCGATCACCGCGAGGGCGTCGGCGCCGGCGGGATCGCGTGGGCCATCTCCGAACTGGACCTGCAGCCGGTCTATCTGAACTTCGCCGAGAACTCGCACCTGATGGTCACCGGCCGTCGCGAATGCGGTCGTACCACCACGTTGGCGACGATCATGGCCGAGATCAGCCGGGTGTACGCCCCCGGCGGCAGCACCGCGCCGCCGACCACCCAACCGAGCGCGCAGGTGTGGCTGATCGACCCGCGCCGCCAGTTGCTGACCACCTTGGGCTCGGACTACATCGAACGGTTCGCCTACAACCTCGACGGGGTCAACGCCCTCGTCGACGAGCTGGCGGTCACCCTGGCCGGGCGTGAACCGCCACCGGGGTTGTCGGCGGAGGAGCTGATGAGCCAGTCCTGGTGGAGCGGGCCGGAGATCTTTTTGATCATCGACGACATCCAGCAGTTGCCGGCCGGCTTCGACTCGCCGCTGCACAAGGCCGCTGCATGGGTCAACCGCGCCTCCGACGTCGGCCTGCACGTCATCGCCACCCGCACCTTCGGTGGGTGGGCCTCGGCCGGCAGCGACCCGGTGCTGCGTGCCCTGCACCAGGCCAACACGCCGCTGTTGGTGATGGACGCCGACCCCGACGAGGGGTTCATCCGCGGCAGGATGAAGGGCGGTCCGCTGCCGCGCGGCCGGGGCCTGCTGATGGCCGAGGACACCGGGGTGTTCGTCCAGGTGGCGGCGACCGAGTTACGCCGCCCGGCGGCGACCGGAGAACAGCCGGTAGCGAAGCCGACCCCGTGA
- a CDS encoding PPE family protein, translating into MFMDFGLLPPEINAIRIYTGPGAAPLLAASTAWQGLAGELSAASAAYQGEISGLAAGWHGVGSERMTAAAAPHIRWLNQMSAQAEQVALQAAAQAASYEAAFVSTTPPPVIAANRSLNMSLIATNILGQNTPAIMATEALYLEMWAQCAAAMYAYAAATEQSSALPQFSPDQQNTNPAGQASQALSAGKAGADTATRTVLGSMGTSTGGQTGAAGAAQGTFPILGALPESWSKYLPGLSDLGGAPYDSLAVGYHLMSVISSIAPALLAPASMTGGATGGLLGGTGVITPGLLGGWGNAGALGAARAAAPIAAKLAGSPRLGGLSVPGSWAAAAKGLTPGGGLSSAAAGVGGSHGAGPMLGGMPLAGMRGAGQGAAGGDGVVRVGPRPFVMSRPLSAG; encoded by the coding sequence ATGTTCATGGACTTCGGGCTGTTGCCGCCCGAGATCAACGCGATCCGTATCTACACCGGTCCCGGCGCGGCCCCGTTGCTGGCAGCGTCGACGGCCTGGCAGGGACTTGCCGGGGAGTTGAGCGCGGCGTCGGCGGCGTATCAGGGTGAGATCAGTGGCCTGGCGGCGGGCTGGCACGGCGTGGGCAGTGAGCGCATGACCGCGGCGGCCGCGCCGCACATCCGGTGGTTGAACCAGATGTCGGCGCAGGCCGAGCAGGTGGCTCTGCAGGCGGCGGCGCAGGCGGCCTCCTACGAGGCGGCGTTCGTGTCGACCACCCCACCGCCGGTCATCGCGGCCAACCGCAGTCTGAACATGTCGCTGATCGCGACCAACATCCTCGGGCAGAACACCCCGGCGATCATGGCGACCGAGGCGTTGTACCTGGAGATGTGGGCGCAGTGCGCCGCGGCGATGTACGCCTATGCGGCGGCCACCGAACAGTCCAGTGCGTTGCCGCAGTTCAGTCCGGACCAGCAGAACACCAATCCGGCCGGGCAGGCATCCCAGGCGCTGTCGGCCGGTAAGGCCGGAGCCGACACCGCGACGCGGACCGTGCTGGGCAGCATGGGCACCTCCACCGGAGGCCAGACCGGTGCCGCCGGCGCCGCGCAGGGCACGTTTCCGATCCTGGGTGCCCTGCCCGAATCGTGGAGCAAATACCTTCCCGGCCTCAGCGACTTGGGTGGGGCCCCCTACGATTCGCTCGCCGTCGGCTACCACCTCATGTCGGTGATTTCGTCCATCGCGCCGGCACTGCTGGCGCCGGCGTCGATGACCGGTGGCGCGACCGGGGGGCTGCTCGGCGGCACCGGCGTAATCACGCCGGGACTGCTGGGGGGCTGGGGCAACGCCGGAGCGTTGGGTGCCGCGCGGGCCGCGGCGCCGATCGCGGCGAAACTGGCCGGCTCGCCGCGGTTGGGCGGATTGTCGGTGCCGGGCAGTTGGGCCGCCGCCGCCAAGGGGCTCACCCCCGGCGGGGGTCTGTCGTCGGCGGCCGCCGGTGTCGGCGGGTCCCACGGTGCCGGGCCGATGCTCGGCGGGATGCCGTTGGCGGGCATGCGCGGGGCGGGCCAGGGGGCGGCCGGCGGCGACGGCGTCGTCCGCGTGGGGCCCCGCCCGTTCGTCATGTCGCGACCGCTCTCCGCCGGCTAG
- a CDS encoding PE family protein, which yields MSLLTVEPELLTAAAFELESIGTALNAGNAAAAAPTTGVVPAAVDDVSTFAASRFAQAGQMYQAVAAQAAAIHEEFVATLQASAGSYALTEAANRASVL from the coding sequence ATGTCGTTGTTGACGGTTGAGCCGGAGCTGTTGACCGCTGCGGCCTTCGAGTTGGAGTCGATCGGTACCGCGCTGAACGCCGGGAACGCGGCTGCGGCGGCACCGACGACGGGTGTGGTTCCGGCGGCGGTCGACGACGTGTCGACGTTCGCGGCGTCACGGTTCGCCCAGGCGGGTCAGATGTATCAGGCGGTGGCGGCCCAGGCTGCGGCGATCCACGAGGAGTTCGTGGCGACGTTGCAGGCCAGCGCGGGATCGTATGCGCTGACCGAAGCCGCGAACCGGGCGTCGGTTCTTTAG
- a CDS encoding PPE family protein has product MFMDFGAVPPEINAARIYTGPGAAPLLEAASAWQALAKELSTAAAAYQSQVSGLTAKWHGLSGQRMAAAAAPHIQWLNQTSAQAGQAGMQAATQAAAYETAFASMVPPPVIAANRSQKMALISTNFLNRNAPAIMATDAAYMQMWEQCAAAMYSYAASTEQSSTLPQFSVDRENTNQSSQAAATAKAAADGAAGAEDKATNPVTDYLSNLYDGYTPNDALNDTLEPPYRLAGIFKNSQGLLQSMTKTSSSSSDAVSDAVTGPTMVTIPGLAAAMGQGGGALGSAPAASAPLSASMANASRLGGLSVPGGWAGAAKALNPTLAAPNLGSALSTPNTAGHMLGGVPLSGAGAGAGRGIGDGVLRIGPRSFTMPRPLSAG; this is encoded by the coding sequence ATGTTCATGGACTTCGGGGCAGTACCTCCCGAGATCAATGCGGCCCGGATATACACCGGTCCGGGCGCGGCGCCACTGCTGGAGGCGGCGTCGGCGTGGCAGGCTTTGGCCAAGGAATTGAGCACCGCGGCGGCGGCCTACCAGAGCCAGGTCAGTGGCCTGACGGCGAAATGGCACGGTCTGTCGGGCCAGCGGATGGCGGCGGCGGCGGCGCCGCACATTCAGTGGTTGAACCAGACGTCGGCGCAGGCGGGGCAGGCCGGCATGCAGGCGGCCACCCAGGCGGCCGCCTACGAGACCGCGTTCGCGTCGATGGTGCCGCCCCCGGTGATCGCGGCCAACCGCAGCCAGAAGATGGCGCTGATCTCGACGAATTTCCTCAACCGCAACGCGCCGGCGATCATGGCCACCGACGCGGCGTACATGCAGATGTGGGAGCAGTGCGCGGCGGCGATGTACAGCTACGCGGCGAGCACCGAGCAGTCCAGTACGCTCCCGCAGTTCAGTGTCGACCGGGAGAACACCAACCAGTCCTCCCAGGCGGCAGCCACCGCCAAGGCCGCCGCCGATGGCGCTGCAGGGGCGGAGGACAAGGCCACCAACCCGGTGACCGATTACCTCAGCAACCTGTACGACGGGTACACGCCCAACGACGCGCTCAACGACACCCTCGAACCGCCCTACCGTCTGGCCGGCATCTTCAAAAACAGCCAGGGGCTGCTCCAGAGCATGACCAAGACGTCGAGTTCGTCCAGCGATGCCGTCAGCGATGCGGTCACCGGGCCCACCATGGTGACGATCCCGGGGTTGGCCGCCGCGATGGGACAGGGCGGCGGCGCGCTGGGGTCGGCACCGGCGGCGTCCGCGCCCCTGTCGGCGAGCATGGCCAACGCGTCCCGGTTGGGCGGGCTGTCGGTGCCGGGCGGCTGGGCCGGGGCCGCCAAGGCGCTCAACCCCACACTGGCCGCACCCAACCTCGGTTCGGCGCTGAGCACGCCGAACACGGCGGGGCACATGCTGGGTGGGGTGCCACTGTCCGGGGCCGGCGCCGGTGCCGGTCGCGGCATCGGCGATGGTGTCCTGCGGATCGGGCCCCGCTCGTTCACCATGCCACGACCGCTGTCTGCCGGGTAA
- a CDS encoding WXG100 family type VII secretion target, producing MASRLMTDPQLMRDMAGRFEVHAQTVEDEARRMFASSQSISGAGWTGIAERTSLDTMGQMQTAFRNIVNMLHGVRDGLVRDANVYEQQEAAAQSSLSS from the coding sequence ATGGCTTCGCGTTTGATGACTGATCCGCAGTTGATGCGGGATATGGCCGGCCGGTTTGAGGTGCATGCTCAGACGGTTGAGGATGAGGCGCGGCGGATGTTCGCGTCGTCGCAGAGTATTTCGGGGGCCGGGTGGACCGGGATCGCCGAGCGGACGTCGTTGGACACGATGGGGCAGATGCAGACGGCGTTTCGCAACATCGTGAACATGCTGCACGGGGTGCGTGACGGGTTGGTGCGTGACGCGAACGTCTATGAGCAGCAGGAAGCCGCGGCGCAGTCGTCGCTGAGCAGCTGA
- a CDS encoding WXG100 family type VII secretion target, which yields MTINYQFGDVNAHGALIKAQAASLEAEHQAIIRDVVAAGDFWGGAGSAACQEFITQLGRNFQVIYQQAATHGSKVQNAGNNMASTDSAVGSSWL from the coding sequence ATGACGATTAACTACCAGTTCGGTGATGTCAATGCTCATGGGGCGTTGATCAAGGCGCAGGCGGCGTCGTTGGAGGCCGAGCATCAGGCGATCATCCGCGATGTGGTGGCGGCCGGGGACTTCTGGGGTGGTGCCGGTTCGGCGGCCTGCCAGGAGTTCATCACCCAGTTGGGTCGCAACTTCCAGGTGATCTACCAGCAGGCGGCCACCCACGGCTCCAAGGTGCAAAACGCCGGCAACAACATGGCTTCCACCGATTCGGCGGTCGGCTCCAGCTGGCTCTAA